One stretch of Nitrospirota bacterium DNA includes these proteins:
- a CDS encoding RDD family protein, with product MSEELKRAGLLHRTIAKILDFILIAAVIEIIPKAGFFAGLAYLLIGDGLFDGRSLGKKLIGIQVVSADTMKPCPFRDSILRNSIFAIGFLLYRFLWFGWIFVAIVCALEFIILLGSRNGMRLGDEIAKTAVIDPPQTTQEG from the coding sequence ATGTCTGAGGAATTGAAAAGGGCAGGGTTGCTTCACAGGACCATCGCCAAAATCCTCGATTTTATACTCATTGCTGCAGTTATAGAGATAATTCCAAAGGCCGGTTTTTTTGCAGGGCTTGCCTATCTCTTGATAGGTGACGGCCTGTTTGACGGAAGGAGCCTGGGGAAAAAACTGATAGGTATTCAGGTTGTTTCAGCAGATACCATGAAACCCTGTCCTTTCAGGGACTCCATACTCAGAAACAGCATATTCGCTATCGGATTTCTTCTCTACAGATTCCTCTGGTTCGGGTGGATATTCGTTGCGATTGTCTGTGCCCTTGAATTTATCATATTGCTGGGGAGCAGAAACGGAATGCGTCTCGGTGACGAAATCGCAAAAACGGCCGTAATCGACCCCCCCCAGACAACACAGGAGGGATGA